Within Dysosmobacter sp. Marseille-Q4140, the genomic segment CACGCGACTGTCTGTCTTCCTCGCAAAGGCTATTGTAACCGACGGCGGGGAGAAAGTCAACGCGGAAAATCTCCGGCCCCGTTGTATTTTCCGCCTGTTTGTGGTATCATTTCCATCGTATAAGCCTCCGCTGCGCGGGGGATAAAAGGAGCGATTCCATGGATCTGGATACCTATATGAATTCCCTGCGGGGCAAGCGCGCCGCCGTGCTGGGCGTGGGCGTCAGCAACCGGCCCCTGATCGAGCTGCTCTCGGACCACGGCTGCGCCGTCACCGCCCGGGACAAAAAGACCGATCTGGGGGACTTCGGCGCGGAGCTGGCCGCCCGGGGCGTGGCGCTGAAGCTGGGGAAGGACTACCTGGCCGATCTCACCGAGGACGTGATCTTCCGGACCCCGGGCCTGCGGCCGGACCTGCCGCCCATCGCCGCCGCCGTGGAGCGGGGCAGCCGGCTGACCAGTGAGATGGAGGCCTTTTTCGACGTGTGCCCCTGTCCCATGATCGCCGTCACCGGCAGCGACGGCAAGACGACCACCACCACCATCATCTCCGAGCTGCTGCGCCGGGCCGGACGGACCGTCCACGTGGGCGGAAACATCGGCCACCCGCTGCTCAGCGAGGCCGCCGCCATGGCGCCCACGGACTGGGCGGTGCTGGAGCTGAGCTCCTTCCAGCTGATGACCATGAAAAAGAGCCCGGCCATCGCCGTGGTGACCAACCTCTCGCCCAACCACCTGGACGTCCACAAGGACTACGCCGAGTACATTGCTGCAAAGGAAAATATCTTTACACACCAGTCCGCCCGGGACCTGGCCGTGTTCAATGCCGACAACGCCGACACCGTCCGCTCCGCCGCCAAGGCCCCGGGGCGGGTGCGGTGGTTCTCCCGGCAAAAAGAGGTGGACGAGGGCGCGTTCCTCCGGGGCACCAGCGTGGTGGTCCGGGACGGCCGGGGCGAGCGGGTGGTGATGGACACCGCCGACATCAAATTGCCCGGCGTCCACAACGTGGAGAACTACCTGGCGGCCACCGCCGCCGTGGACGGTCTGGTGAGCGACGAGACCATCCGGGACTTCGCCCGGGAATTCGGCGGCGTGGAGCACCGGATCGAGCTGGTCCGGGAGCGCAATGGCGTCCGCTGGTACAACGACTCCATCGCCTCCAGCCCCAGCCGGACCATCGCGGGGCTGCGCAGCTTCCCGGAGAAGGTCATCCTCATCGCCGGGGGCAAGGACAAGGGCATCTCCTACGCGCCTCTGGGCCCGGAGGTCAACGAGCACGTGAAGCTGCTGATCCTCTGCGGCGCCACCGCCGGAGTGATCCGCGCCGCCGTGGAGCAGGCGGACAACTACGCCGGGCTGGAGATCCTGGAGGTAAGCGATTACCCTGCCGCCGTGGCCCTGGCGGACAGCCGCGCCAAAGCAGGGGACGTGGTGATCCTGTCCCCGGCCAGCACCTCCTTCGACCGCTTCGCCAACTTCATGGAGCGGGGTCGGGTGTTCAAGGACCTGGTGAACGCCCTGAAATAAGTTTCCGGCCTAGGGTCAACCCCTGCCCGCATAGGATGGCGGGAAGGGGGGCGATGTGCCATGGCTCTGGGATTTCACTACTACCGCCGCCGGCTGGCCCGGCTGCGGCTGGGGCGGCTGGCGGCGCTGACTGCCGTGGCGGCGGCCCTGACGGCGCTGGCCCTGGCGGCGGCGCAGATGAAGCCGCTGCTGACCTCTCTCGCCACCACCCGGGTGTCCAACGCCGTGACCCAGATCGTGACCCAGTCGGTGGACGAGGCCATCGCCTCCGGCGAGCTGGACTATGAGAACCTGGTGAACTTCGAGAAGGACAACGACGGAAAGATCACCGCCGTGCGCAGCAACATGGCGGCCTTCAACCTGCTCCAGTCCCACATCCTGCAGACGGTGCTGGAGCGGATCAACCAGGTGTCCGCCAAGGACCTGTCCATCCCCATCGGGAGCCTGACGGGCTCGGCGCTGCTGGCCGGCCGGGGGCCCCGGATCACCGTGCGGATGGAGTCCGTGGGGTCCTCTCAGGCCAGCTTTCAAAACGCCTTCACCTCCGCGGGCATCAACCAGACCAAGCACCAGATCATATTGACCATCGACGTGTACGTCAGCATCCTGCTGCCGGGCTTCACCACCGCCACCAAGGTCTCCAACTCCTTCATCGTGGCGGAGACGGTGATCGTGGGCTCGGTGCCGGACAGCTACACCTATTTCAGCACGGATCCGGACACCTACGAGGAGGATCTGAAGGACTACATCCTCAACGGCAACTAAAACGCAACGGCAGGGGGAGGGCCTGCGGCCCTCCCCCGCACCAAAGAAAGGCAGGTATCCCATGGACTACCGGGAGGAAATGAAACAGCTGCGGGACTTTCTGAACCAGCAGAGCTACCTATACTATGTACTGGACGCGCCGGTGATCCCGGACTACGAGTACGACCGGCTCAACCGCCGCCTGGAGGAATTGGAGGCAGAGCACCCGGAGGAGATCACGCCGGACTCTCCCACCCAGCGGGTGGGGGACAAGATCCTGGAGGGCTTTGAGACCTACGACCACCCGGTGCCCCTGGAGAGCCTCCAGGACGTGTTCAACGGCGACGAGGTGGCGGAGTTCTGCGGCCGCATGGCCGAGGCCCTGGGCGAGGCCGTGGCCTACTCCGTGGAGCCCAAGGTGGACGGCCTCTCCGTGGCATTGGAGTACCGGGACGGCGTGTTCGTCCGGGGCGCCACCCGGGGTGACGGCCGGGTGGGCGAGGACGTGACGGAGAACCTGAAAACCGTCCGCTCCATCCCCATGACGCTGCCGGACAAGCTCCCCCGGCTCATCGTCCGGGGGGAGGTCTACATGTCCCGGGCGGTGTTCGCCGAGCTCAACGCCCAGCGGGAGCTCCAGGGCAAGCCCCTGATGGCAAACCCCCGCAACGCCGCCGCCGGAAGTCTGCGGCAGCTGGACCCCAAGGTCTGCGCTGAGCGGAAGCTGGACATCCAGGTGTTCAACCTCCAGCTGGCGGAGGGAAAGACCTTCTCCTCCCACGCCGAGACTCTGGACTACATGGCCAGCCAGCACTTCAAGGTGATCCCCCACAAGACCCTCACCGGCACGGCGGCGGTCCAGGCGGAGATCGAGCGCATCAACGACGAGCGCATGGACTACCCCTTTGACATCGACGGCGCCGTGGTCAAGGTGGACCACCTGGCGGACCGGGAGCGGCTGGGCTCCACCGCCAAGTTCCCCAAGTGGGCCGTGGCCTTCAAGTACCCGCCGGAGAAGAAGTACTCCCGCGTCACCGACATCGTGGTCCAGGTGGGCCGCACCGGGGTCCTGACCCCCAAGGCGGTGCTGGAGCCGGTGCGCCTGGCGGGCACCACCGTCACCAACGCCACCCTCCACAACCAGGACTTCATCGCCGAGAAGGACATCCGCGTGGGAGACACGGTGCTGGTCCAGAAGGCCGGGGAGATCATCCCGGAGATCTTGGAGGTGGACCTCACGAAGCGGCCGGAGGGCACCGTGCCCTACGTGCTGCCGGACACCTGCCCGGTGTGCGGCGCGCCGGTGGTCCGGGACGAAGACGGCGCGGCGGCGCGCTGCACCGGCGCCGAGTGCCCGGCCCAGCTGCTGCGCAACCTCACCCACTTCGCCAGCCGCGGCGCCATGGACATCGACGGCTGCGGCCCCGCCGTGGTGCAGCAGCTGGTGGACGCGGGCCTGGTCCGCACGGCGGCGGACCTGTACACCCTCCACGCCGCGGATGTTGCCAAGCTGGACCGGCTGGGGGACAAGTCCGCGGAGAACCTGATCCGGGCCATCGAGAACTCCAAGGCCAACGATTTGAGCCGCCTGCTCTACGGCCTGGGCATCCGCCAGGTGGGGGAGAAGGCCGCCAAGGTCCTGGCGGCCCGGCTGGGCTCCATGGAGGCCCTGATGGCCGCCACGGAGGAGGAGCTGACCGCCATCCCCGACGTGGGCGCCATCACCGCCCGGTGCATCACGGAGTACTTCGCCGGGGCCCAGGCCAGGGACCTGATCGCCCGCCTGGCGGCGGCGGGGGTCAACATGACCTCCACGGCGGCGCCGGTGGGGGACCTGCTTACCGGGCGGACCTTCGTGCTGACCGGGGAGCTGACCGCCTTCTCCCGGAAGGAGGCGGGGGAGAAGCTGGAGGCCCTGGGCGCCAAGGTCTCCGGGTCCGTGTCCAAAAAGACTTTCTGCGTGGTGGCCGGCGAGGCCGCCGGGTCCAAGCTGCGCAAGGCTCAGGAGCTGGGCGTCCCCGTCATCGACGAGGCGGCCTTCCTGACCCTGATCGGAGAGGGGGAGGGGGATGCCGCCGCGGTGCTGGCATCCCTGGACCAGGCACAAACGCCCGCCCCCTGAGGTACGACCACTCCGCAAATCCCCGCAAACACGGTCCCGACTGCCGGACAGCTGATCGGCAGTCGGGACTGTTTTATATTGATTTTTTCTTGAAAAATCGATTACGTATTTTGATTTGTTACAAAATAATTACGCAAATTTGTACGGACCTCCAAAATTCCAGAGGAGGGTGGTGGGAAATCTTATTGACATCCTCCATAGACACGGACGGCTCCTTCATGATATACCATAACCGTAGCCGGAAACGGCTGCCAAATCAATTCCAGAAAGGATGTGTGTTTCCCGTGAGATTGCATTCTGAGGCTGACATCCAGGAGTTCCTGGACACCGTGGAGTCCTGCGAAGGCGACGTGTATCTGAAGAGCCCGGAGGGAGACATTTTTAATTTGAAATCTTCTCTCTCCCGCTACATCGCGGTGGGCCGTCTGATCCAGGAGGAGGGCGACAGCCTGGAGCTGTTCGCCTCCCGCCGGGAGGACCGGGCCCGTCTGATGCACCTGGTGGCGGATCTGTCCAGCGGTACCATTCCCGCCGTGTCCTGATCCCCCAAAGCGCCAACTCCGCAAGCCGCCCCCGGTGGGGCGGCAGCGCGTGAAGAGGATCGCCCGCCGTCCCTTTGGGGGGGCGGCGGACCGCGAGACGACAGACGCCCGCCGTTCCGAAAAGGAACGGCGGGCGTTTTTGCGCGCTCCGGGGGCCGCTCAGCGGTCGAAGGAGGGGTTCATATAGTAGACGTTCTTCTCGTCCAGTCTGTCCTTGGCCAGGCGCAGTCCCTCGCCGAAGCGCTGGAAGTGGACGATCTCCCGGGCCCGCAGGAACTTGATGGCGTCGCTGACGTCCGGGTCGTCGCTCATGCGCAGGATGTTGTCATAGGTAACCCGGGCCTTCTGCTCGGCGGCCAGATCCTCGGTCAGGTCCGCGATGGTGTCGCCCTTGACGGCCATGCCGGCGGCGTTCCAGGGGGAGCCGGAGGCGGCGGTGGGGTAGACCCCGGCGGTGTGGTCGATGAAGTAGGGGGCAAAGCCGGCAGCCTTGATCTGGTCCTCGGTGAGGTCCCTTGTCAGCTGGTGGACGATGGTGCCGATCATCTCCAGGTGGCCCAGCTCCTCGGTACCGATGTCGGTCAGGAGGCCCTTGAGCTCCGGGTAGGGCATGGAGTAGCGCTGGCTCAGATACCGCAGGGAAGCGCCCAGCTCCCCGTCGGGCCCGCCGTACTGGCTGATGATGAGGGCCGCCAGCTTGGGGTTGGTGTTCTTGATCTTCACCGGGTACTGCAATTTTTTCTCATAGACGAACATCAGGCATTGCCTCCTTCCTCCCAGGGCCACGGGTCTTTCAGCCAGGCGTAGCCCGCCTCCGGCGTCAGATCCGTCTGCAGCAGGGGTCCGTACATCTGCTGGTACTTTTCCCGGCCCTCCTTGGCCAGCTTGATATAGGACCAGTAGAGGTTCAGGGCCTCCTGGTCCTCCGCGTGGGTGGTGAGGTAGAGCCCCAGCTCGTCAATGGCAAAGTCCAGGGCCATCAGCTCCACCAGAGCGGTGTTGGCGAGCTTCGTCTTGGCCTGGATGGCCGCCTTGAAGGGCAGGTCCAGCCCCGGGAACAGCGTCCCGGTCTGGAGGGCCTCCATCCGGCTGTACCGGACGGGGTTTTCCTCCTGCATGGGGATATAGGGAAATGCCAGCGCGCCGCAGCAGCCGGGCAGCTGCCCCTGGCCGGGGCCGCAGGGCTGCGGAGCGGGCAGATCGGGCTTGTTGGGTTTTTCCATCCTTGGGATTCCTCCTTACGTTCACATGACGCGGGGAGCGTCCCCGCGCCCACTCCATCCTATGCAGCAGGGGAGGGAAGGGTACCTGCCCTTGATTTTGGACCCGGCGGCGGCTATAATGCGGTATATGGGATAAGCAGGTCCTCATAGGCTCCCACCGGGGGTGGGGACGATGATGATCGTACTGCATAAGCGCCATCTGTACCTGGCGGGGCTGTGCCTCTGCTTTCTGGCCGCGCTGGGTGCGGTGCTGTGGCAGGGCAGCGGCGCCTATACGGCGGCCTTTGCCGGCGGCACCGTAGCGCAGCGGCCCACGGTGGTGGTAGACGCCGGACACGGCGGGGAGGATGGCGGCGCCGTGGCCGCCGACGGCACGGTGGAGGCGGGGCTGAACCTGGCTGTCGCCCTGCGGGTCCGGGACCTGCTGGCCTTCACCGGGGTGGACACCGTCATGACCCGCGCCGGAGAGGACGCCATCTACGATCCCGGCTGTTCCACGCTGCGGGAGAAAAAGGTGTCGGACCTTCGCAACCGGGCGGCGCTGGTGGAAGCCACGGAAAACGCCGTGCTGCTGAGCATCCACCAGAACAGCCTGCCGTCCTCGCCGTCGACCCACGGGGCCCAGGTGTTCTTCAACGGCGCCGAGGGCGCGGCGCCCCTGGCGTCCGGCGTCCAGGAGGCGCTGAACCAGGCGGTCAATGAGGGGAAGGCCAAGAGCCCGGCGGCCATCGGCGCGTCGGTGTACCTGATGAAGAACATCACAGCCCCCGGCGTGCTGGTGGAGTGCGGCTTTCTCACCAACGAGGCCGAGGCGGCAAAGCTGAAAACGCCGGAGCACCAGCTGCGCCTGGCCGCCGCCATCACGGCGGGGCTGCTGAGCGCGGAGTAAAGGGCCGGCGTGCGCAGCGGCCGACACCCAAGGATTTCCCCCGGGAAAAGCGGCGCGCAGCGCGGCTGATGAGAGGGCGGCGTACGGAGGTCTGTCCCGAAGCGGGCCCCTCATCCGGCACCTTCGGGGCCGCCTTCCCCCAGGGGAAGGCTTTCAAAGGCCCAGCGGCCGCCCGGGGACAGGCCCGCCAGGCGCTCCGTTCTTTTTGGGAGGTATTATGAAGCAAAAAACGCTCTTTTACTGCACGTCCTGCGGCAATGAGACCGCCAAGTGGGCGGGGAAGTGCCCGGCCTGCGGGGCCTGGAACACCATCGTGGAGCAGCCGGAGCAGCCCCGGACGGCGGGAAAGACCCCGCCCTCCCGCTCCGCGGGAGGACCCAGGCGCCGGGCCTGCCCGGTGACGGAGCTGCGCACCGACGAGGAGATCCGCTTTCCCACGGGCATGGGGGAGCTGGACCGGGTCCTGGGCGGCGGCGCCGTCAAGGGCTCGCTGGTGCTGGTAGGCGGCGCCCCGGGCATCGGCAAATCCACGCTGATGCTCCAGATCTGCGACCAGCTGTGCAAGTCCTCCCGGGTGCTGTATGTATCCGGGGAGGAGTCCGAGCACCAGCTGAAATTGCGTGCTAAGCGATTACATGTGGACAGCCCCAACCTTCTGGTGCTGTCGGAGACCAGCCTGGGGGAGGTCCTGGAGGCGGTGACGGCGGAGGCACCGGAGGTGCTGATCGTGGACTCCATCCAGACCCTCTGGAACGAGGCCCTGGACTCTCCGGCGGGCAGCGTCAGCCAGGTAAAGGACTGCGCCATGGCGCTGATGCAGGTGGCCAAGGGCCGGGGCATCACGGTGTTCGTCATCGGCCACGTCAACAAGGAGGGCTCCATCGCGGGCCCCAAGGTGCTGGAGCACATGGTGGACTGCGTGCTGTACTTCGAGGGCGACCAGCACGCCGCCCACCGGATCCTCCGGGCCGCCAAGAACCGCTTCGGCGCCACCAACGAGATCGGCGTCTTTGAGATGCGGGACAGCGGCCTGGTGGAGGTGGAAAACCCCTCGGAGCTGCTGCTCTCGGGCCGTCCGGAGGATGCGCCGGGCACCTGCGTCACCTGTGTCATGGAGGGGGCCCGGCCGGTGCTGGCGGAGATCCAGGCCCTGGTGGTCAGCACCGCAGGCTCCAATCCCCGCCGCACCAGCAACGGCTTCGACTACAACCGCTTCGCCATGCTGCTGGCGGTGCTGGACAAGCGGGGGGGACTGAAAGTCTCCGCCTGCGACGCCTATCTCAACATCATCGGCGGATTGTGGCTGGACGAGCCCGCCGCGGACCTGGCGGCGGTGATCGCCCTGGCCTCCAGCTATCTGGACCGGCCCGTGCCCGGCGACCTGGTGGCCGTGGGAGAGGTGGGTCTCACCGGCGAACTGCGCAGCGTCAGCCATCTGGAGCAGCGGATCAGCGAGATCCACCGGCTGGGCTTCCGCCGGTGTGTGGTCCCGCGCCGCCGGACCGGGGCCCTGACGGCGCCGCCGGGTCTGGATCTGATTCCGGCCGGGAATATCGGTGAGGCGATCCGAGCGGCGCTGGGCGCGCGGGGATGAAGTGGACGCAGGCGCCGCCCAGGGACGGCACGCCCGCGGCGGCGGCGCTGTCCAACGTGCACACGCCGTCCTGCTGGTACACGCACTGGCTGGTACAGGGGATCAGGCTCATGAGCATCATCCGTTCTGAAAGAGATTATCCATAGCTTGGCCGGGCAGCGGCGGTTTTATGTCCGCGGAAAGCTGCAAGGGCACATCCGGACAACGCCGGGCGTCACAGCGGACCGCAGCGCGCAAAAACGCCGGACAGCGCAGGCCGCCCGGCGGCGCACCGGCAGATCTCCACGAGGAAAAGCAAACGCAAAATGTGTAAACCCCCGGACGAATGCCGCTCACAGCCGCGCTCCGTCCGGGGAGACGCTGAGAGAGGAGGTTTTGCGGGGATATTATAAATTGAACAAAATAAAAATTTTGTTCAATTTAGGGGAGGGCAAAACGGCTCGGGAGCCTCTTTGGGGCCTCCGGGACCCATCGGCCCCTTCCGGGCCCAGCGCCGGCCGGCTCAGGCCGCCGCGCCGCCTGGCGCATCTCCGCATACAGAGATATGATCGACTACCGCACCCAGGCGCCGCAGATCCTGCGGGATTTTTTGGCGTATCACGAGACCATCAAAGCCCACTCCAGGCGCACCGTGGACGAATACTTCCTGGACCTGCGGAATTTCTTCCGCTATCTCAAGCAGCAGCGCGATCCGTCCCTGGCGGGCCTGGCGCTGGACGAGATCGACATTATGGACGTGGATCTGGACTTTGTGGCCGCCGTGACGTTGACGGACATCTACGGCTACATGGCCTATCTCAGCCGGGACCGGGTCCTGCATCCAAACAGCGCCCGGTCTGACTACGGTCTGAACGCCGCGTCCCGGGCCCGGAAGATCGCCACGATCCGGTCGTTTTACAACTACCTGACCAACAAGATGCACCTACTTCGTGAAAATCCTGTCAAAGATATCGACTCTCCGAAATTGAAGAAAACATTGCCGAAATACCTGACTTTGGACGAAAGCATCCAGCTTTTGAGTTCTGTGGATGGCAAAAATCAGGAACGGGACTACTGTATCCTGACGCTGTTCCTCAACTGCGGCCTGCGGATCAGCGAGCTGGTGGGCCTCAACCGCCGGGACATCCAGGGCGACACCCTGCGGGTCCTGGGCAAGGGCAACAAGGTCCGCATCCTCTACCTCAACGACGCCTGCCAGGAGGCCCTGCGGCGGTATCTGGCGGTGCGGCGGCCCATCACCGGCCGGGATGCCGACGCACTGTTTCTCTCGTCCCAGAACGAGCGGGTCAGCCGGTCCACGGTCCACGCCATGGTGAAAAAGCGCCTGGCCGAGGCGGGCATCGACGCCTCGGAGTACTCGTCCCACAAGCTGCGCCACACCGCCGCCACGCTGATGCTGCAAAACGGCGTGGACGTCCGGGCGGTCCAGGAGGTCCTGGGCCACGACCATCTCAACACCACGGAGATCTACACCCACATCGACAGCGACGCCCTGCGGGTGGCGGCGAAGGCCAATCCCCTCTCAAAAGTCAAGCGCAAGGGAAATCAGACGTGACCGGCCCGGAGGGACGCCTCCCGGCCGGTCTCCCCTTTCACGGCCCCCTCCCCTTTCCCCCGCCGCCCGGCGGGGCGGTCTCCGAAAAGGCGCGACAGTCAGCGGTCCCTCATCCGGCCCCTGCGGAGCCACCGCTATGCCGTGCCGGTGCGGCGGGGTCACAGGGGCAGCAGCGGTCCCGGGACACCGGAGCTGAAAAGCGCAGAAAGACGCCGCCCGCATCATGCGGGCGGCGTCTTGTAGCATCATTTATAAAAACCGAATGGTCCTTATCTCTGCTGCTCTCTCATCTTGGCGAAGCACTCGCTGCAGTAGACCGGACGGTCAGACTTCGGCTCAAAGGGAACCTTGGCCTCGCCGCCGCAGGCAGCGCAAACAGCGGTGAAGTACTCCCGGGGACCGCGGGCAGCGTTCTTGCGGGCATCCCGGCAGGCCTTGCAGCGCTGGGGCTCGTTCTGGAAGCCGCGCTCAGCGTAGAACTCCTGCTCACCGGCGGTGAACACGAACTCCTGGCCGCACTCTTTGCACACTAAAGTCTTGTCTTCGTACATGTTTTTACCCTCTCTTTGAAAAGAAAAATATATATGCGCTCAGCTTCCGCTGAGATCGCCGGATTGAAGCTGCCGCGCCACCTTGCGTCGAATACGCTGCACGGCGTTGTCCACGGACTTTGGGGGCTTGCCTACCGTCTCGGCAATTTCCCTGCATGAAAGACCGTCCAAATAGTACCCCAAAATCTCTGCTTCAAACTCGGACAACTGTTTCCGGACACCGGCTAAGAGGGCTGCTGTGTGCTCCCTGTCGATCAGGAAATCCTCGGGATTGCGCTGCGCCAAATGACTGGTACCAGAGGTGTAGGAGTTGCTGTCAAGGAAGGGTGTATCCAGGGGAACCGACTGATTGAGCGGTGAATGCTTATCCCGCGCCGCGGCGCGGAGTACGGAATACAGCCGGTTGCGTATGCAGATTTCCGCGAACGTCCGGAACGAGGCCTCTTTGGCGGCGTCGTATTCCCGGACGGCTTTGATGAGACCCACCATCCCCTCCTGGGTCAGGTCCTCGCTGTCTCCGCCGATCAGAAAGAAGGGGCGGGCGCAGGTGCGGACCAGCCGGTTATACCGGGCCACCAGGACCTCCTCAGCCTCCCGATTTCCAGAGGCTGCCAGAGCGCACAGGGCTTCATCGCTGTGCCGGTCCAGAGGCAGATGGGTTTGCTCTTGTGAGTTACGCATATGCCATTATACGCATCAATCTCTCGAAATGTCAAGCGAATTATTAAAATTGCCGGGGACTTTTTCTCACAGGTCCTGTGATTTTATGAAATCTGCCAAGCGGTCTGCCACTTCCTGGGCGGTGTTTGTGGACTTGGCCTCCACCATGACCCGGATCAGTGCCTCGGTTCCGGAGGGGCGCACCAGCACCCGGCCGGTCTCGCCCAGGGCCTCCTCTTCCCGCTTCACCGCCGCGGCCAGCTCCGCGGAGGCCATGATCTTCTCCTTGACGCCGCCGCTGTGGGGCACCGCCACGTTCACCAGCACCTGGGGGTACACGGCGCAGACCGACGCCAGCTCGCTGGCGCTCTTGCCGGACCGGGCGAGGACCTGGAGGAACTGGAGGGCCGTCACCTCGCCGTCGCCGGTGGTCTCCACGTCGGTGAAGATGGTGTGGCCGGACTGCTCGCCGCCGATGCGGAAGTCCTTCTCCAGCATCTTCTCCAGCACGTTCCGGTCGCCCACGTCGGTGCAGATGAGGTCGATGCCGCTGTTCCGGCAGAACTCGTGGAGCCCCAGGTTGCTCATGACCGTGGCCACCAGGGTGTTGCCCCGGAGCTTTCCCCGGCGCTTCATGTCCAGCGCGCACACCGCCAGGACCTTGTCGCCGTCGATGACGCCGCCCCTCTCGTCCACCAGCAGGCACCGGTCGGCGTCGCCGTCGAAGGCCACACCGATGTCGTAGCCGCCGGAGACCACCTGGGCGGACAGGTCCTCCAGGTGGGTGGAGCCGCAGCGGCTGTTGATGTTGACGCCGTCGGGCTGGGTGTGGATGAAGTCCGTATGGGCCTTGAACCGGCCGAACAGCTCCGGCGCCGTGGCGCTGGCGGCACCGTTGGCGCAGTCGCACAGGATCTTCAGACCCGAGAGGTCCGACTCGATGGTGGAGGCCACGAAGTCGATGTAGTCCCGCTTCATCTGGCGCATGCCGTGGTGGCGGCGGCCGATCTTTTCCCGGGTCCGGTGCTTCATGGGCGCATCGGAGAGGATCTTGGCCTCGATCCGGGCCTCCAGGGCGTCGGAGAGCTTGTAGCCCTGGCCGCTGAACACCTTGATGCCGTTGTGCTCATAGGGGTTGTGGCTGGCGGAGATGACGATGCCCGCGTCGGCCTTCTCCTGCATGGTCAGATACGCCACCGCCGGGGTGGGGATGGTGCCCACCGGCATCACATCGCCGCCCAGGTCGCAGATGCCCGCCATCAGGGCGGACTCCAGCATGTCGGAGGAGATGCGGGTGTCCTTGCCGATGACCACCAGGGGCCGCCGGCCCGTCTCCTCCTCCAGCACGGAGGCGATGGCCTGCCCGGTGCGGAAGGCCAGATCGGCGGTCAGGTTCTCCCCCACCACGCCGCGGATGCCGTCGGTTCCAAATAACTTGCCCATATCCAAATTACCTCGTTACGTTCAGATTTTTCAAAATTCGGCGCGGAAACGGCGCCTTTACAGCGTCAGCTGGTCCATGGGCTCCGCCGCCGCGCCGCCGGGCACCGGCAGGTGCAGGTGCCGGTAGGCCTTCTGGGTGACGCAGCGGCCCCGGGGCGTCCGGGTCAGGAAGCCCAGCTGCATCAGGTACGGCTCGTACACGTCCTCCAGCGTCACGGACTCCTCGCCGATGGTGGCGGCCAGGGTCTCCAGGCCCACGGGGCCGCCGCCGTAGTTTTCGATGATGGCGCTCAGCATCCGCCGGTCGATGGGGTCCAGGCCCAGGTGGTCGATCTCCAGGGCGCACAGGGCCTGGTCCGCCACCTCCTTGGTGATGACGCCGCCGGCCTTCACCTGGGCGAAGTCCCGCACCCGCCGCAGCATCCGGTTGGCGATGCGGGGCGTGCCCCGGCTGCGCCGGGCGATCTCATAGGCACCCTCCGGCTCGATGTCCACGTTCAAGATCCCCGCGGACCGGGTGACGATCCGGGAGAGCTCCTCCGGCGTGTACAGCTCCAGCCGCAGCG encodes:
- a CDS encoding sigma-70 family RNA polymerase sigma factor, which encodes MRNSQEQTHLPLDRHSDEALCALAASGNREAEEVLVARYNRLVRTCARPFFLIGGDSEDLTQEGMVGLIKAVREYDAAKEASFRTFAEICIRNRLYSVLRAAARDKHSPLNQSVPLDTPFLDSNSYTSGTSHLAQRNPEDFLIDREHTAALLAGVRKQLSEFEAEILGYYLDGLSCREIAETVGKPPKSVDNAVQRIRRKVARQLQSGDLSGS
- a CDS encoding zinc-ribbon domain containing protein encodes the protein MYEDKTLVCKECGQEFVFTAGEQEFYAERGFQNEPQRCKACRDARKNAARGPREYFTAVCAACGGEAKVPFEPKSDRPVYCSECFAKMREQQR
- the radA gene encoding DNA repair protein RadA; this encodes MKQKTLFYCTSCGNETAKWAGKCPACGAWNTIVEQPEQPRTAGKTPPSRSAGGPRRRACPVTELRTDEEIRFPTGMGELDRVLGGGAVKGSLVLVGGAPGIGKSTLMLQICDQLCKSSRVLYVSGEESEHQLKLRAKRLHVDSPNLLVLSETSLGEVLEAVTAEAPEVLIVDSIQTLWNEALDSPAGSVSQVKDCAMALMQVAKGRGITVFVIGHVNKEGSIAGPKVLEHMVDCVLYFEGDQHAAHRILRAAKNRFGATNEIGVFEMRDSGLVEVENPSELLLSGRPEDAPGTCVTCVMEGARPVLAEIQALVVSTAGSNPRRTSNGFDYNRFAMLLAVLDKRGGLKVSACDAYLNIIGGLWLDEPAADLAAVIALASSYLDRPVPGDLVAVGEVGLTGELRSVSHLEQRISEIHRLGFRRCVVPRRRTGALTAPPGLDLIPAGNIGEAIRAALGARG
- a CDS encoding phosphoglucosamine mutase; translation: MGKLFGTDGIRGVVGENLTADLAFRTGQAIASVLEEETGRRPLVVIGKDTRISSDMLESALMAGICDLGGDVMPVGTIPTPAVAYLTMQEKADAGIVISASHNPYEHNGIKVFSGQGYKLSDALEARIEAKILSDAPMKHRTREKIGRRHHGMRQMKRDYIDFVASTIESDLSGLKILCDCANGAASATAPELFGRFKAHTDFIHTQPDGVNINSRCGSTHLEDLSAQVVSGGYDIGVAFDGDADRCLLVDERGGVIDGDKVLAVCALDMKRRGKLRGNTLVATVMSNLGLHEFCRNSGIDLICTDVGDRNVLEKMLEKDFRIGGEQSGHTIFTDVETTGDGEVTALQFLQVLARSGKSASELASVCAVYPQVLVNVAVPHSGGVKEKIMASAELAAAVKREEEALGETGRVLVRPSGTEALIRVMVEAKSTNTAQEVADRLADFIKSQDL
- a CDS encoding tyrosine recombinase XerC, which produces MIDYRTQAPQILRDFLAYHETIKAHSRRTVDEYFLDLRNFFRYLKQQRDPSLAGLALDEIDIMDVDLDFVAAVTLTDIYGYMAYLSRDRVLHPNSARSDYGLNAASRARKIATIRSFYNYLTNKMHLLRENPVKDIDSPKLKKTLPKYLTLDESIQLLSSVDGKNQERDYCILTLFLNCGLRISELVGLNRRDIQGDTLRVLGKGNKVRILYLNDACQEALRRYLAVRRPITGRDADALFLSSQNERVSRSTVHAMVKKRLAEAGIDASEYSSHKLRHTAATLMLQNGVDVRAVQEVLGHDHLNTTEIYTHIDSDALRVAAKANPLSKVKRKGNQT